A single Xiphias gladius isolate SHS-SW01 ecotype Sanya breed wild chromosome 22, ASM1685928v1, whole genome shotgun sequence DNA region contains:
- the LOC120783947 gene encoding uncharacterized protein LOC120783947 has product MLNCFAAEVLNTISYVATGEISALFQPHSYIKLSPNLNAREACTQPADVVDGAEDKPSPAEGVNKDTAELPDNTAVQNGLNHKLDEEGEKPISSSEPDSSVAPAQPLPLTPAAETPVTASVLVAEKLSEEPTREPDSALDPAQPALRTLAYEPPFIPAAQDDLTTSAEHPANSTIQNDVIKSLNKKLMINMIVYSSQVLFNTPIYERALQICWHMGSYKSQEKVRQGYSQDVLVKMLNCFAAEVLNTISYVATGEISALFQPHIKLSPNLNVREACTQPADVVDGAEDKPSPAEGVNKEPGLEEDSEPNSETDSAVITPPPTPLTSTAELLDNTAVQNGLDHKLDEEGEKPISSSEPDSSVAPAQPLPLTPAAETPVTASVLDAEKMSEEPTRAPDSALDPAQPALRTLADEPPFIPAAQDDLTTSAEHPANSTIQNGLNSSLDEAEEQSALSLESAVISPLPAPLTPYPETSSNVAHIADAANTSNAQQPMLGPEQDCASVTTPPPPLTPLADESRVISAVHDELIITQQPVRVEESFNTTTEVKKTEMSGFSRFFTWLQKNVYCCFLPEDNAETE; this is encoded by the exons atgctgaactgcttcgcagcagaggtgctgaacaccatcAGCTATGTCGCAACGGGAGAAATCTCTGCGCTTTTTCAGCCTCACAGTTACATTAAACTGTCTCCAAACCTGAATGCCAGAGAGGCCTGCACCCAGCCAGCAGACGTGGTGGATGGTGCAGAAGACAaacccagccctgctgaagGTGTGAATAAGGA CACTGCCGAACTCCCGGACAACACCGCCGTCCAGAATGGCTTGAACCACAAGCTGGATGAAGAAGGCGAAAAGCCCATATCCAGCTCAGAACCAGACTCTAGTGTGGCTCCAGCTCAACCACTCCCTCtgacccctgctgctgagactcCAGTCACTGCTTCCGTCCTGGTTGCTGAGAAGTTGAGTGAGGAACCCACCAGAGAACCAGACTCTGCCTTGGATCCAGCTCAACCAGCTCTTCGGACCCTTGCATACGAACCTCCTTTCATCCCTGCAGCGCAGGATGACCTGACCACCAGTGCTGAACATCCTGCCAACTCCACCATCCAAAATG atgtaattaagtctctgaataaGAAACTAATGATCAACATGATTGTATATTCTTCACAGGTGTTGtttaacacacccatatatgagcgggctctgcagatctgctggCACATGGGCTCTTATAAGTCTCAG gaaaaggttagacagggttaTTCTCAAGAcgtcctggtgaagatgctgaactgcttcgcagcagaggtgctgaacaccatcAGCTATGTCGCAACGGGAGAAATCTCTGCGCTTTTTCAGCCTCACATAAAACTGTCTCCAAACCTGAATGTCAGAGAGGCCTGCACCCAGCCAGCAGACGTGGTGGATGGTGCAGAAGACAaacccagccctgctgaagGTGTGAATAAGGAGCCTGGTCTGGAGGAAGACAGTGAACCAAACAGCGAAACAGACTCCGCTGTCattactcctccaccaactcctctgacCAGCACTGCCGAACTCCTGGACAACACCGCCGTCCAGAATGGCTTGGACCACAAGCTGGATGAAGAAGGCGAAAAGCCCATATCCAGCTCAGAACCAGACTCTAGTGTGGCTCCAGCTCAACCACTCCCTCtgacccctgctgctgagactcCAGTCACTGCTTCGGTCCTGGATGCTGAGAAGATGAGTGAGGAACCCACCAGAGCACCAGACTCTGCCTTGGATCCAGCTCAACCAGCTCTTCGGACCCTTGCAGACGAACCTCCTTTCATCCCTGCAGCACAGGATGACCTGACCACCAGTGCTGAACATCCTGCCAACTCCACCATCCAAAATGGTTTGAACAGTAGCctggatgaagcagaggaaCAGTCAGCGCTCAGCCTAGAGTCTGCTGTTATTTCTCCTCTACCTGCTCCTCTGACCCCCTATCCCGAAACTTCTTCCAACGTGGCCCACATCGCTGACGCCGCCAACACCTCCAACGCCCAGCAGCCAATGCTCGGTCCAGAACAAGACTGCGCCTCTGTGACCACTCCTCCACCACCTTTGACCCCTCTTGCTGATGAGTCTCGTGTCATCTCTGCAGTACACGATGAGCTGATCATCacgcagcagccagtcagggtggaggaatctttcaacaccacaacag aggttaaaaagacagagatgagtggaTTCAGCCGCTTCTTCACTTGGCTGCAAAAAAACgtctactgctgcttcctgcctgaAGACAacgcagagacagaatga
- the LOC120784830 gene encoding F-box/LRR-repeat protein 4-like, producing the protein MLTLLSMFYYICLRRRSRSGTRGEALTSRRAVESGQRAVLPVSVEVEQYAKEVLDFSSHYGSENSMSYTMWNLAGVPNVYPSSGDFTQTAVFRAYGTWWEQCASAPPPFRRTPKGFYSQDYIELGFEEPVYPTAVEVLETYYPGAIVQILACSHNPFSQNPPTDVR; encoded by the coding sequence ATGTTAACCCTCTTGAGCATGTTTTACTATATCTGTCTGCGGCGACGCTCCAGGAGTGGGACTCGAGGTGAGGCTCTGACCAGTCGACGGGCCGTGGAGTCAGGTCAGCGAGCGGTGTTGCCGGTCAGTGTGGAGGTGGAGCAGTATGCAAAGGAGGTTCTGGACTTCAGTTCCCACTATGGCAGTGAGAATAGCATGTCCTACACCATGTGGAACCTGGCTGGGGTACCCAACGTGTACCCCAGCTCAGGGGACTTCACCCAGACGGCTGTATTCAGAGCTTATGGGACTTGGTGGGAACAGTGTGCCAGTGCTCCGCCACCTTTCCGCCGCACCCCTAAAGGCTTCTACAGCCAGGATTATATTGAGCTGGGCTTTGAGGAGCCTGTCTATCCTACAGCAGTAGAGGTGCTTGAGACTTATTACCCTGGAGCTATTGTCCAGATCCTGGCCTGCTCTCACAACCCCTTCTCCCAGAACCCACCTACTGATGTCAGGTAA